In Nerophis ophidion isolate RoL-2023_Sa linkage group LG03, RoL_Noph_v1.0, whole genome shotgun sequence, the following are encoded in one genomic region:
- the LOC133550015 gene encoding uncharacterized protein LOC133550015, with amino-acid sequence MIGCLLVLICSSSGAHGQNALSAFFASSTTKITTKMETLCPLTLLATPDYPVAAGQKVSLHCSGPTSANVTWSWHRKENGLWHQVGTGKTLTLSEPEHSGMYRCHSSSHHHSDCGSPTHNVYIVSFHAAEMKTMGISAFTLSLLALMVNICLVFWLLWQRRCDKKSSSNTTIKGFARDGKELKGALPQAENGGHVYVNYSSTNLAYTDLEPASMRGDNTYSILS; translated from the exons ATGATCGGCTGCCTCTTGGTGCTCATTTGCAGTAGCTCAG GTGCTCATGGCCAGAATGCCCTCTCGGCTTTTTTTGCAAGCTCAACTACCAAAATCACTACAAAAATGG AAACCCTCTGTCCACTGACGCTGTTAGCTACACCTGACTACCCGGTGGCAGCGGGTCAAAAGGTCAGCCTGCACTGTAGCGGTCCGACGTCGGCCAACGTGACTTGGTCCTGGCACAGAAAAGAGAACGGGTTGTGGCACCAAGTCGGCACAGGAAAAACTCTGACCCTCAGTGAGCCCGAGCATAGCGGGATGTATCGCTGCCACTCGAGCAGTCACCATCACTCTGACTGTGGGAGCCCCACTCACAACGTCTATATTGTCTCTTTTCACGCTGCAG AAATGAAGACTATGGGAATAAGTGCCTTCACCCTCTCTCTGCTGGCCTTGATGGTTAATATCTGTCTTGTATTTTGGCTGCTCTGGCAAAGACGGTGTGACAAGAAAAGCTCCTCTAACACAACAATTAAAG GTTTTGCAAGAGACGGAAAGGAGCTGAA GGGAGCTTTGCCACAAGCCGAGAATGGTGGCCACGTGTACGTGAATTACTCAAGCACAAACCTCGCCTACACCGATCTAGAGCCCGCAAGCATGAGGGGCGACAACACTTACTCAATTCTGTCATGA